One segment of Coffea arabica cultivar ET-39 chromosome 7c, Coffea Arabica ET-39 HiFi, whole genome shotgun sequence DNA contains the following:
- the LOC113699045 gene encoding mechanosensitive ion channel protein 2, chloroplastic-like: MAAAGSLQLSHELEICRNHVCNKQSLNVTGGCKTYFLGSNFTSLILRRNSWTPQLSTRLRWQTNSLPYKYYQFKCYSSLSPGPSFDISTVKNVALTLTRSCNNLLGSPLVNKLFPAVGIVIFTLWGLGPLMRQSRNIFLHKSDNSWQKSSTCYVLTSYLQPFLLWIGALLVCRALDPVVLPTEASRIVKQRLLNFVRSLSTVLAFAYCLSSVIQQAQKFFMETNEPADTRNMGFQFAGKAVYTAVWVAAASLFMELLGFSTQKYLTAGGLGTVLLTLAGREIFTNFLSSAMIHATRPFVVNEWIQTKIEGYEVSGTVEHVGWWSPTIIRGDDREAVHIPNHKFTVNVVRNLSQKTHWRIKTHLGISHLDVNKVNSIVADMRKVLAKNPQVEQQKLHRRVFLENINPENQALLIFVSCFVKTSHFEEYLCVKETIMLDLLKVIRHHRARLATPIRTVQKIYNDADMENIPYGDSFFDRGTAPKRPLLFIEPPYKIINGEERKKIDGRSVRGSGGEDGKATVRRIPDTKAEGRGGTNQGSDSKSKEAPSFKAKETSASDLQADTKVGEMSNPDSKEGVSKVEAKPSADPKVSDKFQVKTSSAGTKSESKSTELPTVDSKLSADSKISNKSHPAKAVQGGPMGNAAGNASTYLPEHGGEKPATTSSTKQLKQEDDRPPHSQPSSTKPVMEENIVLGVALQGSKRTLPIEEGMVPQPNSSELKELAKCHSGNGTPLVDKDKKEIVQSESAKSASDQLDQQE, from the exons ATGGCTGCTGCTGGTTCTTTGCAACTTTCCCATGAATTGGAAATTTGCAGGAACCATGTATGCAATAAGCAGTCGCTG AATGTAACTGGAGGATGCAAAACTTACTTTCTTGGCAGCAATTTTACATCACTTATTTTG AGGCGAAATTCTTGGACTCCTCAACTTTCGACCAGATTACGTTGGCAGACTAACTCTCTCCCTTACAAATACTATCAGTTCAAGTGTTACTCTTCACTAAGTCCTGGCCCCTCCTTTGACATTTCCACGGTTAAGAATGTTGCCTTAACACTAACAAG GTCATGCAACAACTTACTGGGTAGTCCTTTGGTGAATAAGCTGTTTCCTGCAGTAGGTATAGTTATTTTTACATTATGGGGTCTTGGGCCACTCATGCGGCAAAGCAGAAATATATTTCTTCAT AAGAGTGATAATAGTTGGCAAAAGAGTAGCACGTGTTATGTTTTGACCTCTTATCTTCAACCATTTCTGCTATGGATAGGGGCTTTACTTGTCTGCAG AGCATTGGATCCAGTAGTTCTTCCAACTGAAGCTAGTCGAATTGTCAAGCAACGGCTGTTAAATTTTGTAAGATCATTGTCAACAGTTTTGGCATTTGCCTATTGTTTATCAAG TGTTATTCAGCAAGCACAGAAGTTTTTTATGGAGACAAATGAACCTGCTGATACTAGAAAT ATGGGCTTCCAGTTTGCGGGAAAAGCTGTATACACTGCCGTATGGGTTGCTGCTGCCTCATTGTTCATGGAGTTGCTGGGTTTCTCAACCCAGAAATATCTCACTGCTGGAGGGCTTGGTACTGTCTTGCTAACACTTGCTGGTCGTGAG ATCTTCACCAACTTTctttcaagtgcaatgattcaTGCGACACGGCCATTTGTTGTGAATGAATGGATTCAGACAAAGATTGAAGGCTATGAAGTTTCTGGTACTGTCGAG CATGTGGGGTGGTGGTCACCAACAATTATAAGGGGTGATGATCGCGAAGCTGTTCATATTCCGAACCACAAGTTTACAGTCAATGTTGTCAGAAATTTAAGTCAAAAAACTCATTGGCGGATAAAAACTCATCTAGGCATCAGTCACTTGGATGTGAACAAAGTCAAC agCATTGTTGCTGACATGCGCAAAGTTTTGGCAAAAAATCCCCAAGTTGAACAACAGAAGTTGCACAGAAGAGTATTTCTGGAAAATATTAATCCAGAAAACCAGGCCTTGTTG ATCTTTGTCTCATGCTTCGTGAAAACCTCTCATTTTGAAGAGTACCTATGTGTGAAG GAGACTATAATGTTGGATTTGCTTAAAGTCATCCGGCATCACCGAGCTCGACTTGCCACTCCAATCCGTACAGTTCAAAAAATATACAACGATGCTGATATGGAAAATATACCATATGGGGATTCCTTCTTTGACAGGGGGACAGCACCAAAGCGTCCATTGCTTTTCATTGAGCCCCCTTATAAAATCATCAATggagaagaaaggaagaaaatagaTGGTCGATCAGTTCGCGGAAGTGGTGGAGAGGATGGCAAGGCTACAGTGAGGCGAATACCAGATACTAAGGCTGAGGGTAGAGGTGGAACAAATCAAGGTTCTGATTCTAAATCTAAAGAGGCACCTTCATTTAAGGCAAAAGAGACATCAGCATCTGATTTGCAAGCTGATACCAAGGTTGGAGAAATGTCGAATCCTGATTCCAAAGAGGGGGTCTCGAAAGTTGAAGCAAAGCCTTCTGCGGATCCAAAAGTCAGTGATAAATTTCAAGTCAAAACGTCATCAGCTGGAACAAAGAGTGAAAGCAAGTCAACTGAATTGCCTACTGTTGACTCAAAGTTGTCAGCTGATAGcaaaatttccaacaaaagCCATCCTGCAAAAGCTGTCCAGGGCGGTCCTATGGGCAATGCTGCTGGAAATGCATCAACTTACTTACCAGAGCATGGAGGCGAGAAACCAGCTACCACATCCTCTACCAAGCAATTGAAGCAAGAAGATGATAGGCCACCCCATTCACAGCCATCTTCAACAAAACCTGTCATGGAAGAGAATATTGTTCTCGGCGTTGCTTTACAGGGCTCAAAGAGAACgcttccaattgaagaaggcaTGGTTCCCCAACCAAATTCTTCGGAACTGAAGGAACTGGCTAAATGTCACAGTGGCAACGGTACTCCATTGGTAGACAAGGACAAAAAGGAGATTGTACAATCAGAGAGTGCTAAGTCCGCTTCTGATCAGTTGGATCAGCAAGAGTAA